The Prunus persica cultivar Lovell chromosome G8, Prunus_persica_NCBIv2, whole genome shotgun sequence genome includes a region encoding these proteins:
- the LOC18768172 gene encoding TMV resistance protein N has protein sequence MALSTQRDSAFLPSPHQSAPQPNHDVFLSFRGEDTRHSFVSHLYHELQLRGIKTFKDDPKLERGTPISSELFNAIEESRLAIVVLSPNYASSSWCLNELTKILQCMKSIGTILPVFYNVDPSVVRKQSGSFADAFAEHEKRFREDIDKVKRWRDALTEVANLSGIDSKKECERKLIEKIVEWVWSKMHRTFKLLDSTELVGIKFTLEHKDWLLAPTDDVRFIGIWGMGGIGKTTIAKLVYESISIHFEVSCFLANVREVSEHGNLVNLQRQLLFPILKEQITQVWDELWGTYFIKNCLSNKKVLLILDDVSESSQLEKLAGEKDWFGKGSIIIITTRDERLLVKHDMQVSYKVEGLGDDDALELFSRNAFKKNEPEEGFLELSKGFANYAKGLPLALKLLGCLVYKRDQDEWKSELDKLRKIPKSEIFDLLKLSYDGLDEMNKNIFLDVAFFHKWKGKEEVIEILDSCGLCGRIGINALVQKSLLTISNRNVEMHDLIQEMALEIVRRECPEEPGRRSRLCNHDDISYVFINNTATDKIKGIRLHMATLEKAYWNCEALSKMLNLEFLEFDNVIISSSPRILPNSLRSIKWSQYPSKFLPSGFQPNFLIALEMRYSKLIRLWGGRKDLPNLKIMNLFGSENLTTTPDLSGIPNLQVLDFQLCKNLVEIHPSIADLKCLKRLYLGFCSKLKKTPEFSEQMKNMLSLSLTKTSIEKLSSSIGCLVGLTDFFLVDCKNLASLPNEICNLKSLKELNVDGCSKIDKLPENMGEMESLTKLQLCGTSIRQLPSSVCGLKKLYRLSLRGSGSQPNKSRFWWGLPRLYQRNAIVLGSLDGLCSLGKLDLSDCGLCEGDLPNDIGCLSYLEQLKLSGNNFVSLPASIGCLSKLKLFWVNGCQKLQQLPDLSKLISLVDIDMTGCTSLKMLPQLLSNCSLVDINNNIHFPSFSCANCFVLVDNEGCDSILMKMLQRYLQLIPRPCFEYPFEIVTPGREIPEWFSNQSLGDSLTVELPLDSCTTWMGIALCAVFEVQDDLSEFHYFQISCSLQGMQPFGFSRCFKIRDVVSDHLWVIYISREKFVKKCGQIKVLSTTYYSKEEMWRPEKSCMSVKKCAFRLVHEQDVEQLNQIMRNKSIIKSTTSCPTKSADAQGQQCHDDEEASPSGSGSSHQKISLLQSYALSEEADQDELNDDDDDVVDEARPRKRKKIDVFGTDL, from the exons ATGGCATTGAGCACCCAAAGAGACTCTGCCTTTCTTCCTTCACCTCATCAGTCTGCTCCTCAACCGAACCACGATGTGTTTTTGAGTTTCAGGGGTGAGGACACTCGACATAGCTTTGTATCCCATTTATACCACGAATTGCAGCTCAGGGGCATTAAAACATTCAAGGACGATCCTAAGCTTGAAAGAGGGACACCTATTTCTTCAGAGCTCTTCAATGCAATCGAAGAATCAAGGCTTGCAATCGTTGTTCTTTCGCCAAATTATGCATCTTCTTCCTGGTGCTTGAATGAACTTACAAAGATTCTACAATGCATGAAATCCATAGGCACAATTCTGCCAGTGTTTTATAACGTGGATCCCTCCGTTGTGAGAAAACAAAGCGGCAGTTTTGCCGACGCCTTCGCTGAGCATGAGAAAAGGTTTAGGGAAGACATCGATAAGGTGAAGCGCTGGAGAGATGCTTTAACAGAAGTAGCCAATTTATCTGGGATAGATTCAAAGAAGGA GTGTGAAAGAAAGCTTATTGAAAAGATTGTTGAATGGGTGTGGAGTAAAATGCATCGCACATTCAAATTGTTAGATTCCACAGAGTTAGTGGGAATTAAGTTTACACTTGAGCACAAAGATTGGCTATTAGCTCCTACGGATGATGTTCGCTTTATAGGGATATGGGGAATGGGCGGCATTGGCAAGACGACCATTGCTAAGCTAGTTTATGAGAGCATTTCTATTCATTTTGAAGTTAGCTGCTTTCTTGCTAATGTTAGAGAGGTTTCTGAACATGGGAATCTTGTTAATCTACAAAGACAGCTTCTTTTCCCGATCTTGAAGGAACAAATTACTCAAGTTTGGGATGAACTGTGGGGGACCTATTTCATTAAGAATTGCTTATCTAATAAAAAGGTTCTTCTCATTCTTGATGATGTGAGTGAATCAAGCCAACTTGAAAAGTTGGCTGGTGAAAAGGATTGGTTTGGTAAGGGGAGTATAATCATAATTACAACAAGAGATGAACGGTTGCTAGTTAAGCATGATATGCAGGTATCATATAAGGTAGAGGGATTAGGTGATGATGATGCTCTTGAGCTCTTTAGTCGGAatgcctttaaaaaaaatgagccTGAGGAAGGTTTCTTGGAATTGTCCAAGGGTTTTGCAAATTATGCCAAAGGCCTTCCACTAGCTCTTAAACTTTTGGGATGCTTAGTGTATAAAAGAGATCAAGATGAATGGAAAAGTGAATTGGATAAGCTGCGGAAAATCCctaaatctgaaatttttgaTTTGCTCAAACTAAGTTACGATGGACTGGATGAGATGAACAAGAATATATTTCTTgatgttgcattttttcatAAGTGGAAGGGCAAGGAGGAAGTAATTGAAATACTAGACAGTTGTGGCCTATGTGGTCGTATTGGGATAAATGCTCTCGTTCAGAAATCACTCTTAACTATATCAAATAGGAATGTTGAGATGCATGATTTGATACAGGAAATGGCATTGGAAATTGTTCGTCGAGAGTGTCCTGAAGAGCCTGGTAGACGAAGTCGATTGTGCAATCATGATGATATCTCTTATGTATTCATAAACAATACG GCAACGGACAAAATTAAAGGCATCAGATTACACATGGCGACACTTGAAAAGGCATATTGGAATTGTGAAGCCCTTTCTAAGATGCTTAACTTGgaatttcttgaatttgataaTGTGATTATTTCTTCAAGTCCTAGAATTCTTCCTAATTCTTTAAGAAGTATCAAATGGAGTCAGTATCCTTCCAAATTTCTCCCATCAGGTTTTCAACCGAATTTCCTAATTGCACTTGAGATGAGGTACAGCAAACTTATTCGGCTTTGGGGTGGAAGAAAG GACTTGCCCAACTTGAAAATAATGAACCTTTTTGGCTCTGAAAACTTGACCACAACCCCAGATTTGTCTGGCATTCCGAATCTTCAAGTGTTGGATTTTCAATTGTGTAAGAATTTGGTTGAGATTCACCCATCAATTGCAGATCTCAAATGTCTTAAAAGGTTGTATCTTGGCTTTtgctcaaaattgaaaaagactccTGAATTTTCAgaacaaatgaaaaatatgttatCACTTAGCTTAACTAAGACGTCCATTGAGAAATTATCTTCATCAATAGGATGTCTGGTTGGCCTTACTGATTTCTTTCTAGTGGATTGCAAAAATCTCGCGAGTCTTCCGAATgaaatttgtaatttgaagTCTCTTAAAGAATTAAATGTGGATGGATGCtcaaaaattgacaaactCCCAGAGAACATGGGGGAGATGGAGTCTCTTACAAAGCTTCAATTGTGTGGAACTTCTATAAGACAGCTGCCAAGCTCCGTTTGTGGTTTGAAAAAACTTTACCGTCTATCCTTACGTGGAAGTGGATCACAGCCTAATAAATCAAGGTTTTGGTGGGGCCTTCCCCGCTTATATCAAAGAAATGCTATTGTGTTGGGCTCGCTTGATGGTTTATGCTCTTTGGGGAAATTAGATCTGAGTGATTGTGGACTTTGTGAAGGGGATCTTCCCAATGATATTGGCTGCTTGTCCTATTTAGAACAATTAAAACTTAGTGGAAACAATTTTGTTAGCCTTCCTGCCAGCATTGGATGTCTTTCTAAGCTTAAGTTATTTTGGGTGAATGGGTGCCAAAAGCTTCAACAATTACCAGATCTTTCTAAGCTTATCTCATTAGTGGATATAGACATGACCGGTTGCACTTCCTTAAAAATGTTACCACAACTTTTGTCAAATTGCTCATTAGTGGATATAAACAACAACATACATTTTCCTAGTTTTAGTTGTGCCAATTGCTTTGTATTGGTTGACAATGAAGGCTGCGATAGTATACTAATGAAAATGCTACAGCGATACCTtcag CTAATCCCTAGGCCTTGTTTCGAGTACCCATTCGAAATTGTAACTCCTGGAAGGGAAATTCCAGAGTGGTTCAGTAATCAAAGTTTGGGAGATTCCCTAACTGTGGAGCTACCTCTGGATTCATGTACCACGTGGATGGGAATTGCTTTATGTGCTGTGTTTGAAGTTCAGGATGATCTTTctgaatttcattattttcaaattagcTGTTCCCTACAAGGAATGCAGCCATTTGGATTTTCAAGATGTTTTAAAATACGCGATGTTGTGTCAGATCACCTTTGGGTAATTTATATATCTCGTGAAAAATTTGTGAAGAAATGCGGTCAGATAAAGGTTTTGTCAACAACTTATTATTCTAAAGAGGAAATGTGGAGACCCGAAAAATCTTGCATGAGTGTGAAGAAGTGTGCGTTTCGTTTGGTGCACGAGCAAGATGTGGAACAACTCAACCAGATCATGAGGAACAAATCCATCATCAAGAGCACTACTAGTTGTCCTACCAAATCAGCTGATGCACAAGGGCAACAATGCCACGATGACGAGGAGGCTAGTCCTAGTGGAAGTGGTAGCTCTCACCAAAAAATCTCTCTTCTGCAATCCTATGCTCTTTCCGAAGAGGCAGACCAAGATGAattaaatgatgatgatgatgatgttgttgaCGAAGCTCgacccagaaaaagaaaaaagatcgaTGTGTTTGGGACTGACCTATGA
- the LOC18768791 gene encoding uncharacterized protein LOC18768791 produces the protein MRIEEFLQLEQGSMIVMEYEKKFIELSKYFALLVADEKKKCQLFTRGLRPAISDIVVSQRIMDYGVLVVSATLVESSQKAVWGLGDSRRRQFDSGGPSQGSSKRGNFSSGSSGSGGHRVFRARAGSNSGSIQSFSCRTRDRTRSKFRFGIRTKPCACLTPGELRAFSEGVPMLFHDRATVLGLIFMGGAQSGGQTTAHTIGALSSSETQASTASRESTQQRGRSRATGKVLIDLRATHSFVAHSFAQYASVRPTILRGELAITLPMGEVFVTNTVYMNSPVLMGEVVLEANLIPLEIVDLNVI, from the exons ATGAGGATTGAGGAGTTTTTGCAGCTTGAGCAGGGTAGTATGATTGTGATGGAGTACGAAAAGAAGTTTATTGAGTTGTCTAAATATTTCGCCCTTCTGGTAGCagatgagaagaagaaatgtCAGTTGTTCACACGTGGTTTGAGGCCAGCTATAAGTGACATTGTGGTGAGTCAACGCATTATGGATTATGGTGTACTTGTGGTGTCTGCTACTTTGGTTGAGAGTAGCCAGAAGGCGGTATGGGGACTTGGAGACTCACGTCGACGTCAGTTTGATTCTGGTGGCCCTAGTCAGGGGTCATCCAAAAGGGGTAACTTCAGCTCTGGATCTTCTGGGAGTGGTGGTCATAGAGTTTTTAGGGCTAGAGCCGGTTCTAATAGTGGATCAATTCAGAGTTTCAGTTGTAGGACtcgtgacaggacccgatccaaatttcGCTTTGGAATTCGAACAAAACCTTGTGCGTGTttgacacctggcgaat TAAGGGCATTTTCGGAGGGAGTCCCAATGTTATTTCATGATAGAGCGACTGTTTTGGGATTAATTTTCATGGGTGGTGCACAGAGTGGAGGTCAGACTACAGCCCATACTATTGGAGCCTTGTCTAGTAGTGAGACTCAGGCTAGTACGGCTAGTAGAGAGAGTACTCAACAGAGAGGACGTTCTAGAGCTACAGGTAAG GTTTTGATAGATCTCAGGGCTACACATTCTTTTGTTGCACATAGTTTTGCCCAGTATGCTAGTGTGAGGCCTACGATCTTACGTGGAGAGCTTGCTATTACTTTACCCATGGGAGAGGTCTTTGTCACCAATACGGTGTACATGAATAGTCCGGTGTTGATGGGAGAGGTAGTTTTGGAGGCTAACTTGATTCCCTTGGAGATTGTGGACCTAAATGTCATTTAG